A DNA window from Clostridia bacterium contains the following coding sequences:
- a CDS encoding MFS transporter, with protein sequence MHFKKVNSVTYFAMAFLGIYITLYQRILDVIGNDMMLNKTSMALLVTMHFMGFLISPLIAGEMSDKRGRRKIISGAYAVFLAGIIFILFSSNIYILSIGIFLVGAGFGVIEGGLTTLLSDLNVEDENKVINISQLFFTLGAVIGPFIVIGFLRFSNNWRLLYIVFLIPLAYFFLFYKKSEYPDKKLQEKIEGTIAAKLIKNKTFLLLCISMIMYVGIEEGIAFWITSYMKEMISDELLPTLALSLYWASMAIGRYFMSKYESKLNELIIMSSVFSAFFILLGVGFDNYIFSLISFAGIGFGFSGIWPMIMVITGRRYSQYTGTAFGIMMTCCALGGIIVPYIMGFIAEIYNMKAALSFTLLPILVIISNFLVIKKEKSKPV encoded by the coding sequence ATGCATTTTAAAAAAGTTAATTCAGTTACATATTTCGCCATGGCTTTTTTAGGGATTTATATTACCTTATACCAGAGAATATTGGATGTAATAGGAAACGATATGATGCTCAACAAGACATCTATGGCTTTATTGGTTACCATGCATTTTATGGGTTTTTTGATATCACCCTTGATTGCTGGTGAGATGAGCGATAAACGTGGGAGAAGAAAAATAATTTCAGGTGCTTATGCAGTGTTTTTAGCAGGTATAATATTCATACTATTTTCATCAAATATTTATATTTTGTCTATTGGGATTTTTCTTGTAGGAGCAGGTTTCGGTGTAATAGAAGGAGGACTTACTACTCTGTTGTCGGATTTGAATGTGGAGGATGAAAACAAGGTTATAAATATTTCACAGCTATTCTTTACTTTAGGTGCTGTTATAGGGCCTTTCATAGTGATAGGTTTTTTGCGCTTTTCTAATAACTGGAGGTTGCTGTACATAGTGTTTTTGATACCGCTGGCATATTTTTTCTTGTTTTATAAAAAAAGCGAATATCCTGATAAAAAACTTCAAGAAAAAATAGAGGGTACAATTGCAGCTAAATTGATAAAGAACAAGACCTTTTTGTTGCTTTGTATTTCTATGATAATGTATGTAGGCATAGAGGAAGGGATAGCTTTTTGGATAACATCCTACATGAAAGAAATGATAAGTGACGAATTGCTTCCAACTCTGGCTTTATCATTGTATTGGGCTAGTATGGCGATAGGCAGGTACTTTATGAGCAAGTATGAAAGCAAGCTCAATGAATTGATAATTATGTCTTCAGTTTTTTCTGCATTCTTTATCCTATTAGGCGTGGGATTTGATAATTACATTTTTAGTCTTATCTCTTTCGCAGGCATAGGCTTTGGATTTTCAGGTATTTGGCCTATGATCATGGTTATAACCGGAAGACGTTATAGTCAATATACAGGTACAGCCTTTGGAATCATGATGACATGTTGTGCTTTAGGGGGCATTATTGTTCCCTATATAATGGGTTTTATAGCTGAAATATATAATATGAAAGCTGCCTTGTCCTTTACTTTATTGCCTATCCTAGTCATAATATCTAATTTTCTGGTTATAAAAAAAGAAAAAAGCAAGCCGGTTTGA